A region of Ursus arctos isolate Adak ecotype North America unplaced genomic scaffold, UrsArc2.0 scaffold_31, whole genome shotgun sequence DNA encodes the following proteins:
- the ZSCAN26 gene encoding zinc finger and SCAN domain-containing protein 26, with translation MATAAASDHSPAPLNLKKEGLRTVKEDPRSAAEQGFKLPGNSTGLGQEALWKQFRQLRYEETAGPREALSRLRELCRRWLRPEMHSKEQIVELLVLEQFLTILPEELRARLREQQPESGEQAVTVLEDLERELGEAGRHVGPEQAKKQKTLAEEAAAVGAVREPRVQAERDVPKPEEEKGEETRIEHGKMVVETDSCVGVESSGEVSEPVEPRPEDPNLERQQVKAKEKTEYKCSECGEEFTQRSDLARHGGTHTQGKLCESAACRSPSPSTREKIRSGQKDHQCHECGKAFQRSSHLVRHQKIHLGEKPYQCKECGKVFSQNAGLLEHVRIHTGEKPYLCIHCGKNFRRSSHLSRHQRVHSQEEPCECKECGKTFSQALFLTHHQRIHSHSRSHRCNECGKAFSLTSDLIRHHRIHTGEKPFKCAVCQKAFRLNSHLAQHVRIHNEEKPYECNECGEAFRQRSGLFQHQRYHHKHSLA, from the exons ATGGCGACAGCAGCGGCCAGTGACCATTCCCCAGCTCCTCTGAATCTGAAGAAGGAGGGGCTTCGGACAGTGAAGGAGGATCCCCGCTCTGCTGCGGAGCAGGGATTCAAGCTGCCAGGAAACAGCACGGGCCTTGGACAAGAAGCGCTGTGGAAACAGTTCAGGCAGTTGCGATAtgaagagaccgcagggccccgCGAGGCGCTGAGCCGGCTCCGGGAGCTGTGCCGACGCTGGCTGCGGCCCGAGATGCACAGCAAGGAGCAGATCGTGGAGCTGCTGGTGCTGGAGCAGTTCCTGACCATCCTGCCCGAGGAGCTGCGGGCCCGGCTGCGGGAGCAGCAGCCGGAGAGCGGCGAGCAGGCGGTGACTGTGCTGGAGGATCTGGAGAGGGAGCTTGGAGAAGCAGGACGGCATGTG GGCCCGGAGCAGGCAAAGAAGCAGAAGACGCTCGCGGAGGAGGCAGCCGCTGTGGGAGCAGTGCGGGAGCCGCGGGTCCAGGCCGAGCGGGACGTGCCAAAGCCTGAAGAAGAGAAGG GTGAGGAGACTAGGATTGAGCATGGGAAGATGGTTGTGGAGACAGACTCTTGTGTTGGAGTGGAATCTTCTGGGGAAGTATCTGAACCCGTAGAACCTCGTCCTGAGGACCCTAACTTGGAACGGCAGCAGGTCAAGGCCAAGGAGAAGACTGAGTATAAATGCTCAGAATGCGGAGAGGAATTCACCCAGCGCTCAGACCTGGCTAGACACGGAGGGACGCACACACAAGGAAAGCTCTGTGAATCTGCGGCTTGTCGGAGCCCTAGTCCTAGCACACGTGAGAAAATCCGCTCTGGACAGAAAGACCATCAGTGTCAcgagtgtgggaaagcctttcaGAGAAGTTCACACCTTGTCAGACACCAGAAAATCCATCTTGGCGAGAAGCCATATCAGTGCAAGGAGTGTGGGAAGGTGTTCAGCCAGAACGCAGGCCTGTTGGAACACGTCAGAATCCATACCGGAGAGAAGCCCTACCTGTGCATCCACTGCGGGAAGAACTTCAGGCGCAGCTCCCACCTCAGCCGACACCAGAGGGTTCACAGTCAGGAGGAGCCCTGTGAGTGCAAGGAGTGTGGGAAGACCTTCAGTCAGGCCCTTTTCCTCACCCACCACCAGAGAATCCACAGCCACTCCAGAAGCCATCGCTGTAATGAGTGCGGGAAAGCCTTCAGTTTGACCTCAGACCTTATTCGACATCACCGGATCCACACCGGAGAAAAGCCTTTCAAGTGTGCTGTATGCCAGAAAGCCTTCCGACTGAACTCCCACCTGGCTCAGCACGTGAGAATCCACAACGAAGAAAAACCCTACGAGTGTAACGAGTGTGGCGAAGCCTTCAGGCAGAGGTCGGGTCTCTTTCAGCATCAGAGATACCACCACAAACACAGTCTGGCTTGA